The Virgibacillus phasianinus genome includes a window with the following:
- a CDS encoding ABC transporter permease subunit, whose amino-acid sequence MKFIKIGIFYLLGVFAIICISVFPHFFATAGLSHPLAYPKDIGAFFAGLFEADSWMYQAIHSPGDYPLIETLLEPYIYSMQLFLGAIVLGFSLAFMFAFAANFLSHRKLQWLKKILNLLESIPDVIIAVSLQALSIYIYKSSGVDLFRVAGYMDENVYFAPIITLSILPMISLFKILLFRIEEEFLKDYVVFLKSKGIHKTGILVRHVLRNVLPTTFQHAKVIIWAALSSQFIIEYLFSTHGLTFFILDSFNPMTIAVTLVLIFTPFFVLFQLIDAWLNEDPIQSQSLVVNKFAFNPIQSIRQWFRKVLQIKWNFRKLVKPFTYLGVLFLKHMNNYKFAIGSLFFIIVISASIIYSVTTNDHVDQVRIIYEADGVTIKSIPPHPPGLPFLLGSDNVGFDYLDRLVIGAKYTLLFGLLIAGCRVFIGLLGGIFYAFSINAKKQGWVEKLVDSIHFLPLTVIAYVLLQPILSVRPGMVTYTLSERIILEMIILTAIVIPLTSVLIGNNIKRVLQTEFIMSARVLGGSKFYILMRHVLPHVGPRVIILFGQQFIQVLIVFIHLGVFQFFFGGTIFKKGSPPTSVTNEWSGLIGAAKNEIGSGDTQLWLILCPLVAFMLSIFAMQLLIKGVTEVQQAKVGVLYKNKKNKKNLNFGTISEYEPTAESFQRIENNR is encoded by the coding sequence GTGAAATTTATTAAAATCGGTATCTTTTATTTGCTTGGTGTTTTTGCCATTATTTGCATAAGTGTTTTCCCGCATTTTTTTGCAACGGCAGGCTTGTCACATCCACTTGCATATCCGAAAGACATAGGTGCATTTTTTGCTGGACTTTTTGAAGCAGATTCGTGGATGTATCAAGCTATACATTCGCCGGGAGACTATCCCTTAATAGAAACATTGTTGGAACCATATATCTACTCGATGCAGTTGTTTCTGGGTGCGATTGTATTGGGGTTTTCATTAGCATTTATGTTTGCCTTTGCTGCAAATTTCCTTTCACACCGGAAACTTCAATGGCTTAAAAAGATATTGAATCTATTGGAATCGATACCAGACGTTATTATTGCTGTTTCCTTACAAGCTCTCAGCATTTACATATATAAAAGCAGTGGGGTGGATTTATTCCGAGTTGCTGGATACATGGATGAAAATGTCTATTTCGCGCCAATCATAACTTTATCCATATTGCCAATGATTTCGTTATTTAAAATCCTGTTATTTCGGATAGAAGAGGAATTCTTAAAGGATTATGTTGTATTTTTGAAGAGTAAAGGTATTCATAAAACAGGTATTCTAGTGCGGCATGTATTAAGAAATGTGCTACCAACTACTTTTCAGCATGCTAAAGTTATCATCTGGGCTGCATTGTCCAGCCAGTTTATTATTGAATATTTATTTAGCACCCACGGGTTAACCTTTTTTATATTGGATAGTTTTAATCCTATGACAATCGCTGTAACGCTTGTTCTTATATTTACGCCATTTTTTGTTCTATTTCAATTGATTGATGCTTGGTTAAATGAAGATCCGATTCAAAGTCAAAGTTTAGTGGTAAACAAATTTGCATTTAACCCTATCCAGTCAATTAGACAATGGTTTCGAAAGGTTCTGCAAATCAAATGGAACTTTAGGAAACTAGTAAAACCATTTACGTATTTGGGTGTACTATTTTTAAAACATATGAATAATTATAAATTTGCGATTGGCAGCCTGTTTTTTATCATAGTTATAAGTGCAAGTATTATTTATTCTGTAACAACGAATGACCACGTGGATCAGGTGCGTATCATTTATGAGGCGGATGGGGTGACAATCAAGAGTATCCCGCCACACCCGCCTGGGCTGCCATTTTTGCTTGGGTCTGATAATGTCGGATTTGATTATTTGGACCGGCTTGTGATCGGAGCGAAGTATACCTTATTATTTGGTTTATTGATTGCTGGATGCAGGGTGTTTATCGGGTTATTAGGCGGGATCTTCTATGCGTTTTCTATAAATGCCAAAAAGCAAGGATGGGTTGAAAAGTTGGTAGATTCTATCCATTTTCTCCCGCTAACGGTTATTGCTTATGTATTGCTGCAGCCTATTCTTTCGGTGAGACCAGGGATGGTGACGTACACATTATCAGAGCGTATTATTCTGGAAATGATTATTTTAACCGCGATCGTCATCCCGTTGACGTCAGTATTAATTGGAAACAATATAAAACGGGTATTGCAGACTGAATTTATTATGAGTGCCAGAGTTCTGGGTGGTAGTAAATTCTACATTCTTATGCGGCATGTATTACCGCACGTTGGTCCGCGGGTAATCATTCTTTTTGGACAGCAATTTATTCAGGTGTTAATTGTGTTCATCCATTTAGGCGTATTCCAATTCTTTTTCGGTGGTACAATTTTTAAAAAAGGTTCTCCTCCTACCTCCGTAACAAATGAATGGTCTGGATTAATCGGAGCGGCGAAAAATGAAATTGGAAGCGGGGACACACAGCTTTGGTTAATATTATGTCCATTGGTAGCCTTTATGTTAAGTATATTCGCCATGCAGCTTCTCATTAAAGGTGTAACCGAGGTTCAACAGGCAAAGGTCGGGGTATTGTATAAGAATAAAAAAAATAAAAAGAACCTTAATTTCGGTACAATTTCAGAATACGAGCCGACTGCAGAAAGCTTCCAGCGCATTGAAAACAACCGGTAA
- a CDS encoding MFS transporter yields MNNTREAQANQGIFYGWYIVMVSALGIFFSGPGQTYSISVFVGSFVEQFNGNDTLVSGIYSAATLLSGSLLFLVGRGVDRFGQQKMAIFAASLLGIACLWSSIVANPVMLFIAFFMLRFFGQGSMTLIPNTLVPQWFIKRRGRAMSFMAIGSFISAVTFPLLNTWLIRQFGSEHAWQILGVLVVVIFLPVAALFIKNKPKDIGVMPDNASNKPRNSSEAQLATEDSKEIDWTLKEAKKTRAFWLMLFCVAIPALVNTAITFHLFRIFEEHHLSVGMASFILSLMAFVGFPVTMIAGFILEKVPVHKVIGLSFIGTLIFLTLLLFMDSVVMAVIFGILWGLMNGFERITLNIVWPNYFGLKNLGSIKGLAQTVMVIGSALGPLPLAFAFEQFGSFNEAILLLMILPMLGAIAAFISPQPTKFN; encoded by the coding sequence GCCAATCAAGGTATATTTTATGGTTGGTACATAGTAATGGTCAGCGCTCTGGGTATCTTTTTCTCAGGTCCTGGTCAGACATACAGCATATCCGTTTTTGTTGGGTCATTTGTTGAACAATTTAACGGAAACGATACATTGGTATCAGGAATTTATTCGGCTGCCACTCTTTTATCGGGGAGTCTGCTCTTTCTGGTAGGACGTGGTGTTGATCGGTTTGGTCAACAAAAGATGGCTATATTCGCAGCATCATTGCTCGGAATTGCTTGCCTTTGGAGTAGTATAGTTGCTAATCCAGTGATGTTGTTTATTGCTTTTTTCATGTTACGTTTTTTTGGCCAAGGTTCCATGACACTGATTCCTAACACGTTAGTTCCGCAATGGTTCATAAAAAGACGCGGGCGGGCAATGAGTTTTATGGCAATTGGCAGTTTCATCAGCGCAGTAACATTTCCACTACTGAATACCTGGTTGATCAGGCAATTCGGTTCTGAACATGCATGGCAGATTCTTGGGGTCCTTGTTGTGGTTATTTTTCTACCAGTTGCAGCGCTATTCATTAAAAATAAACCAAAAGATATAGGGGTGATGCCGGACAATGCTTCGAATAAACCAAGAAATAGTAGTGAAGCCCAATTAGCTACTGAGGATAGTAAAGAAATTGATTGGACATTAAAAGAAGCCAAAAAGACACGAGCATTTTGGCTGATGTTATTTTGTGTTGCAATTCCGGCTCTTGTAAATACAGCAATCACATTCCATTTGTTTAGGATTTTTGAAGAGCATCATTTAAGCGTGGGAATGGCTTCATTTATTTTAAGTCTTATGGCTTTTGTTGGATTTCCAGTAACGATGATAGCCGGATTTATTTTGGAAAAAGTTCCAGTACATAAGGTTATTGGCCTGTCCTTTATTGGTACACTTATTTTTTTAACCTTGCTATTATTTATGGATAGCGTTGTGATGGCTGTGATTTTTGGGATTCTTTGGGGACTGATGAACGGGTTTGAGCGTATCACATTAAATATTGTCTGGCCGAATTATTTTGGTTTAAAAAACCTTGGCAGCATCAAAGGATTGGCTCAAACGGTGATGGTGATAGGTTCCGCACTTGGTCCATTGCCACTGGCATTCGCTTTTGAACAATTTGGCAGCTTTAATGAAGCAATCCTGTTATTGATGATTCTTCCAATGCTTGGTGCTATTGCAGCCTTTATATCACCACAACCAACTAAATTTAATTAA
- a CDS encoding NUDIX hydrolase, which yields MIKYNLCLIRRGTKILLLNREFPTWLGCWNGVGGKLEENEQPRDSVIREVYEETQINSPDLQFKGLITWSTPEGSDFGGMYLYLADIPEDYHYQTPLKTDEGILDWKEIDWILHPENRGMASNIPTCLEKVLYDEQCFNHHSIFADGQMVEQISTVIDSEIESDKNLRKEYLRTYSRRHTLT from the coding sequence ATGATAAAATATAATTTATGTTTAATCAGACGTGGAACGAAAATTCTATTATTAAACCGCGAATTTCCAACATGGTTAGGCTGCTGGAATGGCGTGGGCGGGAAGCTAGAAGAAAATGAGCAGCCAAGGGACTCGGTTATCAGGGAGGTTTATGAAGAAACACAGATTAATTCGCCCGATTTACAATTTAAAGGTTTGATAACCTGGTCAACTCCAGAGGGTTCAGACTTTGGTGGTATGTATTTATATTTGGCTGATATCCCGGAAGACTATCATTATCAAACACCGCTAAAAACCGATGAAGGAATCCTTGACTGGAAGGAAATCGACTGGATCCTGCATCCTGAGAACCGTGGTATGGCTTCCAACATTCCAACTTGTCTCGAAAAAGTGTTATATGACGAGCAATGTTTCAATCATCACAGTATCTTTGCCGACGGTCAGATGGTTGAGCAGATATCAACTGTAATTGATTCAGAAATCGAAAGCGATAAAAATTTAAGAAAAGAATATTTGCGTACATATAGCCGTAGACATACTCTTACTTAA
- a CDS encoding class I SAM-dependent methyltransferase, which yields MKQNKYDDARFFSAYEKMPRSVKGLEGAGEWPVLKALIPDLRNKNVLDLGCGFGWHCRYARAEQASSVVGVDISEKMLQKARKNTDDPLISYIRMPIEDINFLDSQFDVVISSLAFHYIRPFAAICKKVFDYLTPGGKFVFSVEHPIFTSRDEQDWYYDNQGNRLHWPVDNYQTEGVRDTRFLTENVVKYHRTISTYINDLIGLGFSISAVKEPMPSEEMVKSVPEMKDENRRPMFLIILAEKSI from the coding sequence ATGAAACAAAATAAATACGATGATGCGAGATTCTTTTCCGCATATGAGAAAATGCCAAGATCAGTTAAAGGTCTAGAAGGTGCGGGAGAATGGCCTGTTCTAAAGGCACTAATACCAGATTTAAGAAATAAAAATGTGCTTGATTTGGGGTGCGGTTTCGGCTGGCATTGTCGATATGCCCGCGCGGAGCAGGCAAGTTCTGTAGTAGGTGTGGATATATCTGAAAAGATGCTGCAAAAGGCACGCAAAAATACAGATGATCCATTGATTTCGTATATTAGAATGCCGATTGAGGACATCAATTTTTTGGACTCTCAATTTGATGTGGTTATCAGTTCATTGGCTTTTCACTATATTAGGCCGTTTGCAGCAATCTGCAAAAAAGTCTTTGACTATCTAACCCCTGGCGGGAAGTTTGTTTTTTCAGTCGAACATCCAATTTTCACTTCACGAGATGAGCAAGATTGGTACTACGACAATCAAGGGAATCGACTTCACTGGCCAGTTGACAATTATCAGACAGAAGGTGTGCGTGATACAAGATTCTTAACGGAAAACGTTGTAAAATATCATCGTACGATTTCGACCTATATAAATGATTTAATTGGTTTAGGATTTAGCATAAGCGCAGTTAAGGAGCCTATGCCCTCTGAAGAGATGGTCAAAAGTGTACCTGAAATGAAGGATGAAAACCGGAGACCGATGTTTTTAATAATCTTAGCGGAAAAAAGTATATAA